AAATAGTAAATACCTGCTGGTTGAGGGTCAAACTGCAAACCTTGGCGGCTATTATCTTGGACATTTACAATTACGCGACGAGCCACCACCTCCTTTTTTGCAAAGTCGCCATCTGGCAAACGATAGAGAGTAAGAGTACAACCACAGTTGGTTTCGTGCCATGTAGGGAAACTTCCAGAAACACTTGTAATTTTTCCTGAGCCAACTTCGAACTTTACACCTAATGTGCCTTGGGACGGACACGCTATCGGATGGCCACTTTGTTCTTGTTTAATTTTAAATAGCGATTTTACAGCAATGTTTCGAAGGATAATACCGCTTTTTAGCTGTTCAAGCTGAATGCCGCTGCCATTTTCTGTCGGGCCACCAAACGACATAACTTTGATTATATTTTCGCCATACTTTCCATTTCCCGCTGGGTCAAGCCGCAACACATCGAAACAACCATCACGCCCGCTTAGGAAAAAGTAGCCGTTAGATACTTCATACGACTGGGAACTAGAACTTAAAAGACAAATGCCTAGAAACAAGAGGAGAATTTTAATCATTGTTCGTCCTCAGGTGAAATCATCCTATCGCCTGTCATATTCAATTCCGTTATCCCGAATTCCTTCACTAAATAGCCTTCACGCAGTTTACCGCATTCTTTACAAACGCTCATGTTTTGGTGGCAAGTTAACCGGGTAATTAAACTATGCGCCGGTTTTGAGGGGATAAAATGAAAACAGAAATTCCAGAACAATATGCTGAGGTTTTCAAAGAAGCTTTAACAGCTCTCAATATTGCAAAAATACCTTATGTTGTTGGTGGTGCATACGCTGCCTGGCATTATACAGGATATTGCCGGTACACACATGACCTGGACCTATATCTGGAAAAAAAGTGGGTTGAACAAGCATCAAACGTCCTGCTTCAAGTTGGTTTTTTAGACTATGGGGAAACCGCGGCTGGCGACCGCGAATGGATCTTTCATGCAATTAAAAACCAAATAATGGTAGACCTTATTTGGGAATCTCCAAACCACCTTTTATCTGTAGATGAATCATTTTACAAACGGGGAGTTGAAGGAACCTTCCTAGGCATACCAGTTCGATTCATGCCAGCTGATTGTCTAATCTGGACAAAAATATTTACAGTCAACCGCCAGCGCTGCGATTGGCCTGATATTTTTAGAATTATACGTTCTCGACCAGGAAATCTCGATTGGGATTTCCTACTTTTAAAACTGGGCGAAAATTGGCAAGTATTGCTCTCATGCATTATACTTTATGAATGGGTATATCCTGCCGATGCAGATGCAGTTCCGCATTATATTCGTAAAGAGCTTTTGGGAAGGCTCCAAAAACTTGAAATTCCTAAGGAACAACGTAGTAGGGAAATAATTCTAGACCCATGGATTTATACACGTGGCGTGTTGATATAGCGAAATAATATGTTAATCGGCGCAATGAACAACCCAATGAAAGATGTTATTGAGGAGATTGAAAGCTTTGCCTCAGACGGGTTTGATTTTATCGATTTAACGCTCGAACCAGACTTGGCATATTCAG
The window above is part of the Armatimonadota bacterium genome. Proteins encoded here:
- a CDS encoding nucleotidyltransferase family protein, whose protein sequence is MKTEIPEQYAEVFKEALTALNIAKIPYVVGGAYAAWHYTGYCRYTHDLDLYLEKKWVEQASNVLLQVGFLDYGETAAGDREWIFHAIKNQIMVDLIWESPNHLLSVDESFYKRGVEGTFLGIPVRFMPADCLIWTKIFTVNRQRCDWPDIFRIIRSRPGNLDWDFLLLKLGENWQVLLSCIILYEWVYPADADAVPHYIRKELLGRLQKLEIPKEQRSREIILDPWIYTRGVLI